The Cannabis sativa cultivar Pink pepper isolate KNU-18-1 chromosome 8, ASM2916894v1, whole genome shotgun sequence genomic interval ataacttggACACTAACACAGTGCATCATTTACTGTTTTTGGGAGAAGTATCCACTCCTCCTTTGTCCCCAACTTCTATATCATCTCCATTTCGGTCCTCACCTTTCTCAGTCGAATCTTTCACATTGTCCTGTTCGGGTGATTTAATTGCACCAGAACATTCACCCTCATCAAACAGTGAGCAAACAGAATTAAGGATAGCCtcttcatcattatcatcatcagaatCCCACATGCAGGGAAACTCATTAACACAGCAAAGTTCTCTAACTTTCTGCCCAGTGAAGCATTCTCCCGTCTCTCCATGTAGACATAAAGCAGAAAAAGCTTCTATGAAAGATTCATAACGAATTATTTTTATGGACGCATCAGAAGTAGTGTTTTTGCTTACAGCATCTTCGTACGTACTATAGATACCTTCATTTGGTCCATTGAAAATAACCCAGTGTGGACCTGAACTCATACTTGATATATTGTAATGCTAATAACTAAGTTACAAATTAATTTCTCTATAAACTTGATGCTGGATTGGAAAACGTCTCAAGTGTCTTATATAAGTCGTGGAGAATAACCCTATAGTACGTTTTTTAGTTAGATGTACTCCATTGGGATGTACTCCATTGGGCAAATGTGATGTGTCAAAAGAGGGGTGCTTAAATCTCTGAATTACACAATTAAATACACGTGTAGGCGTACGTAGTATGGTCAAATGTCAACATTATTCATCAATCCCGTTTTTCCAAAAAACCTAATGTCCTACGGTACTGTTCTAACGTACGACGATGGTTTAACTTATAAGAAGATGTAGGTGAAGggcccattaatatcagcccaacaTAAATAAATCCCCAACATATATAAATCAGTAAAACTACCCATTCTACTAAAAAAAGTCATCACTTTAATACACGTGTACACGCATGGGGTTTTCATAATAGTACTGCGTTATCTTTGTAAAGTACAGGAATGGTTGAATTCATTAAAAGATGTTGGTATAGGCCCATTAATATAAGCCCAATGGATTTAAATGTGAACAACTAaccatttattaaaattttcttcttttcttaacatattttttttcaaaaacaataaaagtacAATGTTTTATTTCGGACGTACGAATATGGTTCAACTCATTGAAAAACTTAGGTGAAGGCCCATTAACATAACCCCAATCTATTTAAATCCCACCACCAAACCTTTCAACTCAATAACATCAACCCTTCAAATTTTTCGTCAAATAAccttatttcaaaattacatgtggaatgaaattaaaacaatttgtaCTATTATACTGTTATGACGTACGAGAGGAGTTCATATTGTAATATTGAAGaggcccattaatatcagcccaacaGCTTTAAATGTGATCACCAACTCCACACAACCCTATTATCTCAGCCTTTTAAACTCACAAAATCTAATTTCAATCCCCTCAGCACCCTCTACACCTTACTCCTCATCTACAATTCTTACAAATCAATAACAAGCCAACATGAATGACGAACACACTTATGAATGGGAAACCATCACAGCAGAGCTAAACATCATAAAACCAGTGAATGAGATTGAGATACAGGACGTGCTAGGCAAGAGTCTCGACAAACTGGAAAAATGGGAAGCATTCTACGAAATGTATGCGAAACGAATGGGTTTCGGCACAAGGAAAGACGATGTACGACGTTCTCATGGGGTCATTGTAATGCGGAGGTGGGTTTGTTGTTCAGAGGGTTCGAAAAAAATCGCATCACCGGACACACCAAGAAAAAAAAGACCTCATGATGTCACTAGAACCGGATGTCAGGCAGCATTGCGTATTTTACTCACACAACCGTGTAACACTTGGAAATGCAAAGAGTTCAGCACAATGCACAATCACGAGCTGGCTTCATCAAGTGAGGTACAATTTTTGAGATCATATAGAGTTGTCTCCAATGGGTTGCTTGCCCAAGTTAGGTCGATGAACTCCGTAGGAATTAAAACTGCCAACATAATGTCTCatgttgctttgcaaagtggaggttacgagaaaatgccatgtcaaCTTCGAGATGTGTACAACAGGGTTGCTGGTGCGAAGCGAGAAGAGAAGATAGAGACGGACTCAGAAGGGGCTCTGGGATTTCTTGATTGTCTCGCAGAGAAGGATCCTAATTTCTTCGTTGTCTATCAGGTTGACGACGAGAATCGCTTGGCTAACTTATTCTGGGCAGATGGAAACTCACGCGTGGACTATGTAGCTTTTGGGGATGTACTAGGATTTGACACAACCTACATGACGAATGAGTACAATAAGCCCCTCACTGTTCTCATTGGCGTCAACCACCATTTCAACACATGCATCTTCGGATTTGCTCTCCTCCTCCACGAGAAGCTTCCATCATATTCTTGGCTACTTCAAAAATTTCTAGAATGCCATGGAGATAAGAAGCCAAATGTTGTAGTTACTGACCAAGATGCGGCCATGAAACAGGCTATCGTTGAACACATGCCTGATGTTACGCACCGTCTCTGCGCTTGGCATCTCAATACAAATGCTTCGAAAAAGGTTAAAGATCCGATCTTCTTAAAAACATTTAAGGATCTCATGTACAACTACTACGAGGAGGAAGAATTTGAAGCAAGATGGTTAGACGTCATCCAAACCCAACAACTAACAGATAATGAATGGTGTCAAACAACATTCGAGTCAAGACAACAATGGGCAGAAACGTATTTAAGGGGTTCATTCGTTGCGTGTGAATGAGAACCACACAACGTTGCGAATCCATCAACTCCGCTCTAAAAAATTTTTTAGAGAAGAATTATTGCTTGCGTGAATTTGTAACAACCATAGATATGACAGTCTCAAAGCTCAGACACAACGAGACTGCAAATGACTTCAAAAGTAGATGCACTCGACCTCACCCACCTAATCCTACATGCTTGACCACTTACTACAACCAATGTGctgaattctacacaagaaCTATGTACCACAAGGTTGCTTTGAGCGGCTTGATTTAGAGAATAACTATTTTGTCATAAGTCAGGAGCAAGAAGGAGAGTGGCAGATATTCACCATTGgaaagtttcagcatcaagaagTCCAATGCCGAGTTCATTACTGTGAAGGCCGACGAGCACTACACTATAGTTGCATGCTCTATGAAAGTCAGGTGGTACCCTTGTAGACATTTATGGGCTACAATGAAACGATTAAACATGAGAAGAATACCCAATTCTCTTCTCATGAAGCGATGGAGCAAATCCGCGAAGAcaaatctccacctacatttTAACCCGCCAAAGACAACCACAACGAAAGAATTTACGAGATGGCTAGGTTTGGATCTCTCGGTTCACCGACTTATAACTTCACTTTCTATGCGGCGAAATCACAGGACTCGTACAACCGAGCAAAGGAAGAGCTTGAACGGCTAACTCTAATGTTCAAGGAAGAATTTGACTTGAATTCCAATCCGGAAGGAGAGACGCCACAACCCGGAAGATATCGTAGCAACCCCAACATTATTAAAGACCCCGAAGTTGTGAGAACAAAGGGTACGGGAAATACCAGGGAAGGACCAAACGGGAGCGAAtcccaagaaactcaagacattGTCGCATTTGTCGCTCATCGTACAATGATTATCGACGGTGCCCAAATCGTCAACATAACACCGGATCTCAGGGGCAACCACCTCCAATCAATCAACCAGCATCTGACTCATTCAATGACCACTCCAACGCGTATTTCCCGGAACCGCCTTCCTCCACACAAGAGTCTTACTATGGTCATTCTTATAACTAGCTACTTTTAGCCATTGTTGTTTTAACGTTTATGACTCTACTTATTGCTTCAAAAATTCTACATTTATATACTTCTTGTTATGTTTGCTGTGTTTAAGGTAATTCTCTCATCTTCACCAAAcctcaaaattattattgacGAACAACTAAATTATGCCTAGGAAAAAAAACTGAATCTTATAaggtgaaaaaatatatttttctggtaatttttaatatacgaaatatttacaattacaaaattacaccaactaaaaactcaatgtataacaacaaataatttcatcactaaaaaaaaaattctaaacaaTATACTACGAAACGTAAATGAACGTACTCGGTACGTGAAATTTtgtactcggtacgtgatatTATGTACACTAATTTTACTAAACATCACGCAGAAATAAGTAATGTACACGGTACTCTATATAATGTACTTAATTACCATCCCACAAATACATATGATCTTATGAATGAAGGAAAATACCAAAATAGCCTTAATCCGACAACATGGACCCACTGCCTACAGTGTTTTCGTACCATCAACTGCCAGGAACAGTGAAGACTGATGTACCTTTTTGTACTCTAACTAACACAAACAGTACCATTTTGTACTTTTTCCGTacctaattattttataattaaaaaaataaactcccAGCCGGTAACCACTCCTACAACAACCGGTTACCACTtacatttcgaaaattaaaaaacatttaaaagTACGGTGGGGCCCCCCTGCCGTACAACGGATTCCAATCCGTGTTTTGCATATATGGGCACAAAAAAAGCATAAATCTACAAattaatttttactattttttttatatatttttctataaaaatacaaattattttagaaaaaaattagaaaataaaaaataaattctaaaaaaaataataaaacatcaAATATAATGAAtcgtaaattttatttatatacataaaatatcaaTCAACATTATATACCTTAacgtttttggtttttttttaaaaaacatattataataataataatataaaaattatgactctgatgtgtaagtttttggtttttttttttttttttgaaaaaaacataagatacaataataataacaataataataaaagaatgaGGTGTACGTGAtactttaaataatattttaattactttttactatgtttaaattttttattaaagaatattaattaatttttaacaaaagcCTACTTTGCATCTTTTTTTATAATGATAACTTTAATGTCAAGTATTCCATAAACTTtctactaatatttttcaattgaTGAAACGAAAAGGAAAACTCTAAATCCCGTACGAAAAATCAAACTTTCAATCTCAATAATCAGtagaaacaacatcaaatttcaagttctcaaaatctataaaaataaataaataataaaaaaacgtATCTCATAAACACAAACTCAAACATTAGAACCCCAGTAAAACAATAAAACTCAAAcattaaaaacaaatataataaaattcaaaCCCGGAATTTAAAACacacatcaaaataaaaattaaaccataaatgaAGATTTCTGCTACTATTTTTCGAATTCCGATATTTATTAgcaacaaatttaatattttaagtatttatgtctcaaattttttaatagtaaaataaaaatttcaatataattttactaagtaattattattaattaaaataaacaatttattttttatatataatttaaaatattttatatattcgcCTCGAAGCGCGGGATGTTTATTAGTTTTTGATAAGCCAAACGTGACCAAAAGATTAGAAAAAAagctaataaataaaatattttttttgagttattatttttttaaaaaaataaaataaataaaataaactaattgggagaaaataaatatattttatataaatttatcaattaaataatatttatgaaggtattaaaaaaattaaagaaaagaaagaattaaaaaaagaacaaataatacttattaaaaaatattatagagCGTGACGTGCctgatatatttattttgtatatatatagatagattgaTTGATATTGGTGTTTAGTTTTGTTGATTGTTATGGATGAGATAATTAATGATTGACTTTTCGTTTAtccttaaaattaaaatatgtgattaagATATTACCAATTCATCAGCACCAAATTGAATATTAGTTATTCCTATTTGATAAGTCTGGCTGAAATGATAGCATGACGAtggcatatataatatatgttttatttatgaCCATGTGTAATCAATGATTAGgtcttataattaatttatctaTTAAATCACGTAGTTTTTAACGTTTTTGGCATTGAAATTAGATAATTAAACAAGTGGTGTCTTTAGTTtccagaagaaaaaaaaaacaaacaaaaaaagagGGGCGTCTTTAGtcactaaattaattaattataaatttataatgagATAATCCTAAAGGTCTTTGGTAAGCCACTTGGGATTACCTCAAATAATTGAATGTATGCAAGGCTGTCCCAAGCCAAATGATAATCTTGGACCAAAAACTTTAATTGGGTTTTATTTTAATGAGATGCAAaacaattttaaatttgaaaactaagttttagtaaatattttattttcaaaaaattaagaaaatgactgaatattataataaattagttaataaaaattataaaaaatatatttactagatattattttttgaacattaaatatatataacagtaTGTGATATATCGTATcactgaaaattaatatacgtactaataaaatttatcacaaaaaaattataacaatactaaattaatacttaaaaaatatacatatcatactaacaaaattatatataccactattaaaatatgtatatataaaaaaaattacataaaataaaaactaaatatcatcttaaataaatgatatactataaacaataaaaaccatatactatacaataaaacatatatacctacaataaaaaataaaataaaataatataatattattaaaaaaaattgtacgtaccatattaacaaaattatatacaaccattaaataattataccatacttataaaattatatatcacctttatatatataaaataaaaattaaacatgcatgatctaaaataaaatgatatactatacaataaaacttatgtACTATATAACAGAAAATATATACCTTgcaatcaaaatatatatatataataataacaaataaaaataaaaatatatgggatgctaataaaattatatatcatgtcaacaaaagtacaatagaaaatataactttagtattattttaaaaacaataatatactgtataacaaaaaatacatatatcatttaccaaaatatatatactaacaataataataatacaaatatatatatatgtgtactatactaactaaattatatacaataattgaaatatatatatcatgataacaaaattatataccaccattgtatataataaaatataaatgaattaaatattatgtaaattaaatatatatcatactgttaaaatacataaaattaataattaaatatatgtagcatgccaataaaattatatacatacattaaaatatttatattatgctaataaaattatataccactattatgcatagcaaaataaaaataaaatcatctaagattaataatataatatacaacaaaataaaattatactgtacaacaaaatctatatacgAACAACACACAACaactcttaaaaaattaaaaaaaaaatcgatatTACTATCAAATCATAAagatttaacaaaactaatatagatatacaataatttttaagtaatttgcttctaattctaaaaaaatatgaaaaaaaataattgatttttttatgtgacaaaagataatataaataataaataatctaaAAAGGTCATTTTGctacaaattttaaaatgaagatATTTACTAACATAGTGCTATGATTTGAGgtcatttactataatttcgCTGTGAACAATTAACTTAATTTATTATGTGGtacttacaaaaaataattggatcttttttcttattaaatatgaaatataatatttctaaaaaataaattggttttttttttttaaagaaaacttgtattttttttttgaccaaaaagtgataaaaatttaaaatct includes:
- the LOC133030403 gene encoding protein FAR1-RELATED SEQUENCE 5-like; protein product: MNDEHTYEWETITAELNIIKPVNEIEIQDVLGKSLDKLEKWEAFYEMYAKRMGFGTRKDDVRRSHGVIVMRRWVCCSEGSKKIASPDTPRKKRPHDVTRTGCQAALRILLTQPCNTWKCKEFSTMHNHELASSSEVQFLRSYRVVSNGLLAQVRSMNSVGIKTANIMSHVALQSGGYEKMPCQLRDVYNRVAGAKREEKIETDSEGALGFLDCLAEKDPNFFVVYQVDDENRLANLFWADGNSRVDYVAFGDVLGFDTTYMTNEYNKPLTVLIGVNHHFNTCIFGFALLLHEKLPSYSWLLQKFLECHGDKKPNVVVTDQDAAMKQAIVEHMPDVTHRLCAWHLNTNASKKVKDPIFLKTFKDLMYNYYEEEEFEARWLDVIQTQQLTDNEWCQTTFESRQQWAETYLRGSFVACE